The following are from one region of the Fibrobacter sp. genome:
- a CDS encoding integration host factor subunit beta, translated as MANTTKHDLIAEVSRYTGLTQGDTKIVVEELLETIASTLEQGNSIEIRGFGTFYTKVRKPRPARNPKTGEVIPLKKRVVPLFKFSGELKKAVADCLLQHADTAE; from the coding sequence GTGGCAAATACTACAAAACATGATTTGATTGCTGAAGTTTCAAGGTACACCGGTTTGACCCAGGGTGATACCAAAATAGTGGTTGAAGAGCTCCTTGAGACGATTGCTTCCACTCTGGAACAAGGGAACAGCATTGAGATTCGCGGATTCGGAACTTTTTATACAAAGGTAAGGAAGCCCCGGCCTGCACGTAATCCAAAAACCGGTGAAGTTATTCCACTTAAAAAGCGGGTAGTTCCCCTTTTCAAGTTTTCAGGTGAGCTTAAAAAAGCGGTTGCCGATTGCCTCTTGCAACACGCTGATACTGCGGAATAA